In Nostoc sphaeroides, the genomic window CATTATCGATGAACGAACTCTTGGAGGTATAACTCTCTTCTGTTTCAACAAAAACAATACCGTATTGTTCGCATAATTGAGCTATGCGTCTTTTGAGTTTAGCTGTTGGTATTTGAACAAACTTTTGATTGTTCTTTTTACCCATATCAGCACCGTCTTTTTGCCCCTCATTCCATCCAAAGACAACAGTACCGATTTTATTGTCTATGCAATGGTTGATTACGATTCTTGCAGCTTTATTAACAGCATCTCGCATTGTCCGATTACGTTTTTCTGTAATTGCCGCAAGTCGGTTTGACCAAAAACCCTGTGGTTTTCCTTCTTTTATGTTAGCAACTGATTTGTTGTACCACTGATTAATGCTTTTGAGATGTAATCCATCAACGATAAAGGATGTTCCAGTATTCGATACACAAGTCAACCAGTTATCGATACCGTGGTCAATTCCAAGTACTTTAGACTTATCAAGTTCAATAATTGTTGTGTTTGTTTTATAGACAAACTCAGCATAAAAGCATCTGTTTCTTGGTAGTATTCTAACCTCCCTGATATCCTTGAAATCTAAATTTGACGGCATTGGTAGATAAAAAGAATCAACACCAAACCAAGTTTTTACCAAACTTCCTAAAGGAAATCTCAGCATCCCATTTTTTAGTTTTATGGATCGTCCAGTAAAAGTAGCAACTGCTAAACCACCAGATGTTCTATAATTTGGCAATTTTGGCTTTTGAGCTACTGTACCGTTTTTTATGCCTTTCAATAACCCAACAAAAGACTTAAAAGATTCAGCAACGCCTGTTAATATCTGTTGTGCTGTATCTGAATACAAAGCTTGATAATGTTTGTTCTTTTGAAGAGTTCCTATCTCTTTGTGCAAATCAGCTTTACTTGGTAACTTGCCAGTTTTGAAATAAAGTTGACGACTGTAATAAATTCCACAGTTTATTAAGCTATTCGCTTCTATGCAAACAAATTCAAGCAAGGCTTTTAAATCCAAGTCTTGGTTAATTAAAACTTGCTGACATCTGTACACCTTTAAATTAATCCTTTGTCGTTTGTCTTGACCTATCAACTATAGCTGAGTTAAGCTATATTTGTCAACAGGTCAGAATAAACGACATGAAAACTACTTTGGAGTACAGAAATGGTAATCACTCAAAGGGGAATGCAGTAGTTCATTTAGTATGGATTCCTAAGCGCAGAAAAAAGGTTTTGACCGGAGAGATAGCTAAACGCCTTCGACAAATAATTAATGAGCTAGCCCTGGAAAAAGACTGGGATGTTTTAGCGTTAGAAGTCGCTCCTGATCATGTACATTTATTTGTAGAACATCAACCAGATATTGCTATTAACCAGATAGTAAAAGCCTTTAAAGGACGCTCATCTTATATATTGCGTAAAGAGTTTCCACAATTATTGAAATTGCCTAGCCTATGGACTAACAGCTATTTTTACTCTACTGCGGGGCAAGTTTCAGCAGATGTAATTAAGAGGTATATTGAAGATCCACATCACGGATAATATTCACGGCGAATTAATTCGCCGTTGGCACTTCCTCCACGCATCTGTTCCCAAGTGGCTTCCGTGCCGTTCGGAGAGTTTTTTGTGAAATTTTTGACAAATTAAAAAGCGCTTGGGAGTGTTGCCGTGTTTCCACCCCAGGCGCTTTTTACTTTTAACTTGCTCCTCACACACGACTAAAACTTATCATTGATTCGATCAAAAAGCAAGTAAATTGTGTGACACTTTCTAAACTGCACACTTAATGAGCAATAATTTAGTGTAAAAAGTGACGTATACCAGTTAAGACCATCAGCAAACCCAGTTCGTTAGCAGCCTTGATTGAATCTTTATCGCGCATACTTCCCCCTGGCTGGACGATGGCTGTAATTCCTGCTGCTGCGGCTGTTTTCACAGAATCATCGAAGGGGAAGAATCCATCGCTGGCGAGAGTTGCACCAATGGATTTTTCTTGTGCTTGTTCTAGGGCAATTTTAACTGAGCCGACGCGGTTCATTTGACCAGCACCTACTCCTAGTGTAGTGCGATCGCTTGTCACAACAATGGCATTAGATTTAACGTGTTTGCAAACTTTCCACGCAAACAGCAATTCGGCTAATTCGTCGGGTGTGGGTTGACGTTCAGTCACAACTTGCCATTGACTGGTATCAGCAATGATGTCATCGCTAGTTTGGACAAGAAAACCACCTGCGATCGCTTTCACTGTATCCTTAGGGCCACTGCTCAAATCAGCTAGAGTCAAAACCCGCACGTTAGATTTCTTGGCAAGGATTTCTTGAGCTTCTGCATCACAACTTGGTGCAACCACACATTCTAAAAATGTTTTAGTTAACTCGCTAGCTGTAGCCCCATCAATCGGACGGTTCAGTGCGACAATTCCACCAAAAGCAGAAGTAGAATCAGCATTGAAAGCTTTTTGGTAAGCTTCGGAAATAGTGCTTCCCAATGCTGTACCACAGGGGTTTGTATGTTTAATTATCGTTGCTGCTGGAGTATCAGTGAACTCAGCAATAATTCGGCGTGCGGCTTCTAAATCAACCAAGTTATTGTAACTAAGTTCTTTGCCTTGCAGTTTTGTCGCAGATGTCCACCCTGTTGGAGTAGTACCAGTTTGATACCAAGTGGCGGGTTGATGGGGATTCTCGCCGTAACGCAGAGATTGCAATTGTGTGCCGTTCAGGGTATAATGCTGTGCTTCTGCGAGGTAAGATGCGATCGCTTGATCATAACTAGCAGTATGGGAAAATCCTTTTAAAGCCGCCTTTTGCCGAAACTCTAGGGATGCTTCGCCGTTATTTTGCCGCAATTCCTGTAAATATTCGTCATACTGTGCCGGATCGCATAATACACCGAGATGGGCGAAGTTTTTCGATGATGCCCGTAGCAATGCTGGGCCACCGATATCAATTTGTTCAACCGCTTGGGATAATGTTACCCCTGGTTTAGCGACCGTTTCCTCAAAAGGATAAAGATTCACCACCACTAAATCAATCGGGCGAATTTGGTTATTTTCTAAATCTGTAATATCTTGGGGAACATCTCGCCGCGCCAAAATACCGCCATGAATTCGGGGATGTAGGGTTTTGACTCGACCACCTAAAATTTCTGGCGAACCTGTATAATCTGCAACCTTCGTAACAGGGAGTCCCGCATCTTTGAGTGCTTGGGCTGTTCCCCCACTGCTGATTAAATCAAAGTCGAATTCTTCAACCAAGCTACGGGCTAAGTCAATTAAACCAGTTTTGTTAGATACACTCAGCAGGGCTAGACGCGCCATTGATCAATTCCTTAAAGTAGGCTAGAAGCAAAGGATCTCAAGTTTTACATAAGCCTTGGTTCACTTCAAGACCTTTCGCAATCATTCTAAAATCCAGTAGTGGCGTGGTAACGAAAGGAGATGTACAAGTTGTGCGTAACTCCTTTGACATTAAATAGTTTGGGCTAGCAAGGATAACAAGGCAGGTAACTACTACTTAAGCGATGTTACATTTCGCTTGTGCTTGGATTACTTTTAAACCCGTTTTGGTTTTCGGATAGGCTCTTAATCTATACATTTAACAGCAAATAATATGAAGATTATGCAAAGATTTTTATTCAAATATAGACATTTAAGTAAATATTCGGTATCAAGTTATTATGGGGTTATTTGATGTTTCCTGTTTTCAAGCTCAACATCCACAAGCAATAACCCACAACGAGGACATAAAGATTTCTTCTCCTATGCTCTGTCAAGTGTTCCCTATTTGCGAGCTAGTAAGACTTACGCATTGACAAACCAACTAAATTATGGGCTGTGGTTTTCAGGCATTCAAGCTTGATTTTTAACTCTTTTTCAACGGTGACTACGGTTTTTACTAGCCTACGCTACTGATGAAGGATGATTTAAATACTCCTGAAGCTAGTTGTTTTTGTGAATCCACACGCTCATAAATTTGTACAGTGCCTAAGACTTAGATAGTTTGAGATAGTCAGAGAAGTGCTACGTCAAAGCTAATCAAACGGGGAATCTTCAAATAAAAATTCGTAACCCTCAAGGGTGACATGAAAGAATGTCGAAACGTCAACATTCGGCGAATTTTTGTGCGTTCAAACAGCACTAACTGCAATTAGAGAACTTAATTTACTCAAAAAATCGATTGAGGTAGGAAGAACTTATGACAAATATCATTGGAACCAACGGGAATGATACCCTACTGGGCACTAACAGCGAAGATACGATTGATCAGGACAACGATATTCTGACTGGTGGCGGTGGTAAGGATAAATTTGTCTACATAGACTATGGCTCTCCTAGTTACACCGATACTATTACTGATTTCGGTGGCGTAGGTAAGGACATAACTCCCTCAGCAGCAGTCATTGCCGAAGTGGATACCATCGAATTAGAAGGCTATTATTATACTGCCGAAAATCTGCTGCTTACTCAGAACGGCAGCAATCTGGAAATTACCTTTGAAGAGGAGGCTCGTGTAAAAAATGAGGTTCGTGCAAAAGTCATCCTTCAAAACTTCAAATTAGAAAACCTGAATAATCTGCCAGCAACTTCTTCACGACCTGCTATTGGCAATATCTTGTTTGATGGGCAAACCAGCATCACCGACAGTTTTGATGTGTTTAATGCCAACTCCACTCAAACTAACCTATTCAAGAAGAACACAGTGACATTTCTCAATGACCTTGACAACAACATTACAGGTTTAGACAACTCAAATGATGTGGTGAATGGTCAAGGGGGTAATGACAAAATCGATGGCTTGAGTGGTAACGACCTGCTGCGCGGTGGTAGAGGCAATGATACTCTCAATGGTGGTACAGGCAATGATACTCTCAACGGTGGTGAAGGGAATGACTTCCTCAACGGTGGTGAAGGGGATGACTCCCTCAACGGTGGTACTGGTAACGACCTGTTGTGGGGTGGTGCGGCCAATGATACTCTCAACGGTGGTAGGGAAAATGACACCCTTCTTGGTGGTACTGGTGACGATCGCTTGACTGTTGGTTCTTCAGATATTGACCCTTTAGGAGGCGATCAGCTGCTCTCTGGGGATGATGGCAACGATACTCTCTCTGCCTCAGGCTACGAAACTCGCGACGGAGAGAACTATTACACCTCTGGTAACAACACCCTCAACGGGGGCGCTGGTGACGATTACTTGATTGTTAACTTTTCAAAAGCCAATAACCTGCTGAATGGTGGTGACGGCAACGATACGTTCTTCAAGAACTACAGTGGCAATGATACGATAGATGGAGGTATTGGTGACGATTTGCTGTCCTATAACACCAGTGACGGTTCCTACAATATTACCGGGGGAATCACTTCGACTTTTAATACTACTACTAACATTGGCTCAATTACGCTAGGCACGAACCGGTTTAGTTACAAAAATATCGAACGATTAGAGATCGAAGGTACAGAGTACGATGACTTGATTGTGGGGAGCAACCGCAACGATACGCTCGACCCGGGCACGAGTGGCAATGATACGATAGATGGAGGTATTGGTGACGATTTGTTGTCCTACAACAATCCCGACAATAATACTAGCGAGGAAATCACTTCAACTTTCGATGCTACCACTAATACTGGAACAATTACGGGAGCCGGGAGTCGGGTTAGCTACAAGAATATCGAACGATTAAATATCACAGGTGGATTCGACAATGACTTGATTGTGGGGAGCAATGGGAACGATACGCTCGACCCGGGCAGGAGTGGCAATGATACGGTAGATGGGGGTAAGGGTGACGATTTGTTGAAGTTT contains:
- the purH gene encoding bifunctional phosphoribosylaminoimidazolecarboxamide formyltransferase/IMP cyclohydrolase, whose amino-acid sequence is MARLALLSVSNKTGLIDLARSLVEEFDFDLISSGGTAQALKDAGLPVTKVADYTGSPEILGGRVKTLHPRIHGGILARRDVPQDITDLENNQIRPIDLVVVNLYPFEETVAKPGVTLSQAVEQIDIGGPALLRASSKNFAHLGVLCDPAQYDEYLQELRQNNGEASLEFRQKAALKGFSHTASYDQAIASYLAEAQHYTLNGTQLQSLRYGENPHQPATWYQTGTTPTGWTSATKLQGKELSYNNLVDLEAARRIIAEFTDTPAATIIKHTNPCGTALGSTISEAYQKAFNADSTSAFGGIVALNRPIDGATASELTKTFLECVVAPSCDAEAQEILAKKSNVRVLTLADLSSGPKDTVKAIAGGFLVQTSDDIIADTSQWQVVTERQPTPDELAELLFAWKVCKHVKSNAIVVTSDRTTLGVGAGQMNRVGSVKIALEQAQEKSIGATLASDGFFPFDDSVKTAAAAGITAIVQPGGSMRDKDSIKAANELGLLMVLTGIRHFLH
- a CDS encoding RNA-guided endonuclease InsQ/TnpB family protein: MDLKALLEFVCIEANSLINCGIYYSRQLYFKTGKLPSKADLHKEIGTLQKNKHYQALYSDTAQQILTGVAESFKSFVGLLKGIKNGTVAQKPKLPNYRTSGGLAVATFTGRSIKLKNGMLRFPLGSLVKTWFGVDSFYLPMPSNLDFKDIREVRILPRNRCFYAEFVYKTNTTIIELDKSKVLGIDHGIDNWLTCVSNTGTSFIVDGLHLKSINQWYNKSVANIKEGKPQGFWSNRLAAITEKRNRTMRDAVNKAARIVINHCIDNKIGTVVFGWNEGQKDGADMGKKNNQKFVQIPTAKLKRRIAQLCEQYGIVFVETEESYTSKSSFIDNDFLPKFGEKPEGWKSSGLRITRGQFQTSTGIKINADCHGAVNIIKKVAAIFKFDLSRVSRGCLSQPKKVRLWTLQKSPSLQRGEA
- the tnpA gene encoding IS200/IS605 family transposase, which translates into the protein MKTTLEYRNGNHSKGNAVVHLVWIPKRRKKVLTGEIAKRLRQIINELALEKDWDVLALEVAPDHVHLFVEHQPDIAINQIVKAFKGRSSYILRKEFPQLLKLPSLWTNSYFYSTAGQVSADVIKRYIEDPHHG